A window of Gammaproteobacteria bacterium contains these coding sequences:
- a CDS encoding integrating conjugative element protein, which yields MKKRELILLLMQVSCLSGLSSSAFSLDMIPAQSHYYYDMGGGSLWSTPPASPDQSITVGGGSNNHLGYSCNAFNPSVSMANSMNNIGDSVEAMSETVLSSATTAVGSFPMYVLEKASPELYNLIQNSMTSASDTFNLSTKSCQDSLGDIRDGKSPYEDWFSVSDSQGWMNYADSAADGQDVDINTAQKTLTQNQGKYGVPWFHDGANSGGSVGDQVPIQALYDVTVAGYNILVDPLRQTRTLDDTSAPPSSNFLTTYWTTPKDAGEWGQLVLGDINISSEKTDAATQTHAGVGLMPLMSSCPHVANYEKTCPAIISENLWDLIKGTSSQTPDNLREVSADQLMISPQVIQALQNQTSEEQTISVNEISQEVALQNLTDEALDFRRILIAGMGTTQVQNLDPAKKQVATSIKTLEQDIDELSYDVNKRKEMMSTSLVKILDHESLKAIDSQNQREEVPATTMSNGAVYTNN from the coding sequence ATGAAAAAAAGAGAATTAATTTTATTATTGATGCAAGTAAGCTGCTTAAGTGGTTTATCGTCGTCGGCTTTTTCTCTGGATATGATTCCGGCTCAATCGCATTATTATTATGATATGGGTGGTGGTTCACTCTGGAGCACACCACCCGCAAGTCCCGACCAAAGTATTACAGTAGGCGGCGGCTCTAATAATCATCTGGGTTATAGCTGTAATGCATTTAATCCCTCTGTGTCGATGGCCAATTCGATGAATAATATTGGAGATTCTGTTGAGGCCATGAGTGAGACGGTGCTGAGTTCCGCAACCACAGCCGTTGGTTCTTTTCCGATGTATGTTTTAGAAAAAGCGTCGCCTGAATTGTATAACTTAATTCAAAATTCAATGACGAGCGCATCGGATACTTTTAATTTATCGACAAAATCTTGCCAAGATAGTCTGGGCGATATTCGTGACGGAAAGTCTCCCTATGAAGATTGGTTTTCAGTTTCCGACTCACAAGGTTGGATGAATTATGCAGATTCTGCCGCCGATGGCCAAGACGTCGATATTAATACTGCACAAAAGACCCTGACGCAAAATCAAGGGAAATACGGTGTGCCTTGGTTTCATGACGGTGCTAATTCAGGTGGAAGCGTCGGAGATCAAGTGCCGATTCAAGCGCTCTATGATGTGACGGTCGCCGGATATAATATTCTAGTGGATCCCTTACGACAAACGCGTACGTTAGATGATACCAGTGCGCCTCCATCCAGTAATTTTTTAACGACGTATTGGACAACGCCTAAAGACGCAGGCGAATGGGGCCAATTGGTTTTAGGGGATATTAACATTTCTTCTGAAAAAACGGATGCAGCAACACAAACGCACGCGGGCGTTGGCTTGATGCCACTTATGAGTTCTTGTCCGCATGTAGCGAATTATGAAAAAACATGTCCTGCAATTATTTCAGAAAATTTATGGGACTTAATTAAAGGAACGAGTTCACAAACACCCGATAATTTACGTGAAGTGAGTGCGGACCAATTGATGATTTCACCGCAAGTGATTCAAGCATTACAAAATCAAACAAGTGAGGAACAAACCATTTCTGTGAATGAAATTTCACAAGAGGTGGCATTACAAAATTTAACGGATGAAGCACTCGATTTCAGACGGATTTTGATTGCAGGAATGGGAACTACTCAAGTGCAAAATTTAGATCCGGCTAAAAAACAAGTGGCGACCTCTATTAAAACATTGGAACAGGATATTGACGAACTTTCCTACGATGTGAATAAGCGTAAAGAAATGATGTCAACTTCACTTGTGAAAATTCTTGATCATGAAAGCTTGAAAGCCATCGATAGTCAAAATCAGCGCGAAGAAGTGCCCGCGACAACGATGAGCAATGGGGCGGTTTACACTAATAATTGA